A DNA window from Niabella yanshanensis contains the following coding sequences:
- a CDS encoding YHS domain-containing protein, with the protein MGRDLILFILVVLLVSCTGSAVSEKRDVDSNHTGTDRIGISTHETVDTFRFSNISFVSGIDTSCGMPLSAGVTDTMSYQGKIYGFCSPGCKQEFASQVISKSRAGQDNTVATRFSVLINSFL; encoded by the coding sequence ATGGGAAGAGATTTAATATTATTCATTCTCGTTGTGTTATTAGTCTCCTGCACCGGTAGTGCTGTTAGTGAAAAGCGGGATGTGGATAGTAATCATACCGGTACAGATCGTATCGGTATCAGCACTCATGAAACCGTCGATACATTTCGATTCAGTAACATTTCATTTGTTTCGGGTATAGATACCAGCTGTGGTATGCCACTTAGCGCAGGCGTTACTGATACCATGTCGTACCAGGGGAAAATATATGGCTTTTGCAGCCCTGGTTGTAAACAGGAATTCGCATCGCAGGTGATCAGCAAATCCCGGGCAGGGCAGGACAACACAGTGGCCACCAGATTTTCAGTTTTAATCAATAGTTTTTTATGA
- a CDS encoding transporter has protein sequence MKRIISILMAFSLPVVSLACDICGCGAGNNYIGILPDFYKHIVGVRYRYNQVMSHLGVGEATTPLTTQERYNIAEAWGGWNLNDHVRVMAVLPYSFNEKTNQGSTTTKNGIGDISLSGFYQLLNSRNTISGEKNTNLLVQSLWVGGGVKLATGKYNPADRSMNAQSANLFQLGTGSYDFNVNAMYDLRVQDAGINLNGNYKINTANRFDYQYGNKASLNAQAYYKFRTKSKVMIAPNAGVQYENSKTDRDENIIVTTSGGDLLMGTIGMETAFGKFAVGANFQTPLSQNLASGIVKAEDRVMVHFAVAL, from the coding sequence ATGAAAAGAATAATAAGCATATTAATGGCGTTTAGCTTACCGGTAGTTTCGCTGGCTTGTGATATTTGCGGATGCGGGGCGGGTAATAACTATATCGGTATTTTGCCGGATTTCTATAAGCATATTGTTGGCGTACGATACCGATACAACCAGGTGATGTCGCATCTAGGTGTAGGAGAGGCTACCACGCCGCTTACTACCCAAGAGCGCTACAATATAGCGGAAGCCTGGGGTGGATGGAACCTGAACGATCATGTAAGGGTGATGGCGGTACTTCCGTACAGTTTTAATGAGAAGACCAACCAGGGGAGCACTACTACCAAAAATGGTATTGGGGACATTAGTTTATCCGGTTTTTACCAGCTGTTGAACTCGCGCAATACTATATCAGGAGAGAAGAACACCAACCTGCTGGTACAAAGTCTTTGGGTAGGCGGCGGTGTAAAACTGGCAACTGGTAAGTATAACCCCGCTGATAGGTCCATGAATGCGCAGAGTGCCAATTTATTTCAGCTGGGAACAGGAAGCTATGATTTTAATGTCAATGCTATGTATGATCTAAGGGTGCAGGACGCCGGGATAAATTTAAATGGAAATTACAAAATAAATACAGCCAACCGGTTCGATTACCAGTACGGTAATAAAGCGAGTTTAAATGCACAGGCGTATTATAAATTCCGTACCAAAAGCAAGGTAATGATTGCGCCTAACGCAGGTGTCCAATATGAAAATTCAAAGACCGACAGGGATGAAAATATAATCGTTACGACTTCAGGAGGTGACCTGCTTATGGGCACTATTGGGATGGAGACCGCTTTTGGAAAATTTGCAGTTGGAGCTAATTTTCAAACACCGCTGTCGCAAAACCTGGCCAGTGGAATTGTAAAAGCGGAAGACAGGGTAATGGTGCATTTTGCAGTAGCACTATAA
- a CDS encoding alpha/beta fold hydrolase: protein MSQQIYNRQIEVEGISIFYREAGNPQLPSLLLLHGFPTSSIMFKNLMIVLSGKYHLIAPDYPGFGFSDFPPAGQFEYSFKNIASVIGKFTDAIALKSFSIYLHDYGCLIGLRVCLDYPEKIERLIIQNGHAYTEGLGPQWHEMIAYWNNPTEEKKKQLYGFLSKEGTEWQYRAGLPEEMQSKVSPESWILDWERMERPGNLDMQYELNCTYNSNFDMFPLFQEYFRTHHPPAIIIWGRYDVFYDLKEAYCYQKDLPDASIHILNGGHMALETNFEEVCELVNHFMSS, encoded by the coding sequence ATGAGCCAACAAATTTATAACAGGCAAATAGAAGTGGAGGGTATCTCCATCTTTTATCGTGAAGCGGGGAACCCTCAATTGCCCTCCCTGCTCCTCCTTCATGGATTTCCTACCTCATCCATTATGTTCAAAAACCTGATGATCGTTTTGTCAGGAAAATATCATCTGATTGCGCCCGATTATCCGGGATTTGGCTTCAGTGATTTTCCGCCAGCCGGCCAATTTGAATATTCGTTTAAAAACATCGCGTCGGTAATCGGAAAATTCACCGATGCCATTGCATTAAAGTCTTTTTCCATTTACCTGCATGATTATGGCTGCCTTATCGGGTTACGGGTCTGCCTCGACTACCCCGAAAAAATAGAAAGGCTGATCATCCAGAACGGCCATGCTTACACGGAAGGGCTTGGACCACAATGGCATGAAATGATCGCATACTGGAACAACCCAACCGAAGAAAAAAAGAAGCAACTATATGGCTTCCTCAGCAAGGAAGGAACTGAATGGCAATACCGGGCGGGGCTGCCTGAAGAAATGCAAAGCAAAGTCAGTCCCGAATCATGGATACTGGATTGGGAGCGGATGGAAAGGCCGGGTAACCTCGACATGCAGTACGAGCTGAATTGCACTTATAACAGCAATTTCGACATGTTTCCGCTCTTCCAGGAATACTTCCGTACGCATCACCCGCCGGCGATTATTATATGGGGGCGATATGACGTGTTTTATGACCTGAAGGAGGCCTATTGCTACCAAAAGGATTTGCCAGATGCAAGCATTCATATACTTAACGGCGGGCATATGGCCCTTGAAACCAACTTTGAAGAAGTGTGCGAGCTGGTCAACCATTTTATGTCGTCCTGA
- a CDS encoding PAS domain-containing protein, whose translation MSKPENSTSASHLLSILMQSTEATAIYSSEDIIIEYANNAMLGFWGKEPGIIGMKLEEGVPELKSQPFKLMLQEVLRTGITDEGVIAAETRIDGELVTRQYAYRYKKVMTPDGQALLLHTAADVTTQLEGVRALEYANAQTLALNREQQLNEQLATVNEELLASNEELIQTREMLASLNAVLEDKVSVRTKDLAQSETALKAANEELSAINEELFTTNEELVESERKLQQLLRELAGSEHKIRNMVAGAPFPIGVYTGREMRIELVNQSIMDVWGKGNDVVGKTYHEVLPELKGTGIYEQLDRVFMEGRPFHARNQRVDLVVDGRLQPFYFNYSFTALYDDDGRIYGVMNTAAEVTDVVIAKQKIEQSERNLHNMILQAPVAMCIMLGPEHVITVANKLMIGLWGKTEQDVINRPVFDALPDARHQGLEEIINQVYTTGTTFSANERPVTLLRNGQWDTVYQNFVYEPYRDENGGVQGIIAITIDVTAQVLARRHTEENEKQFRFLLNAMPQQVWTAAPDGTFTYLNEVMIRNFDRSFEDIISQGWEVFIHPEDLPDALNRWHRCLQSKQQYIAEFRLKFSDGYYYWHLARAVPMIENGKVSFWLGTNTNIHQQKLNENMKDEFISIASHELKTPLTTIKGFFQLIKRDVTEQTSLGGFVVKAERQVERLSRLIEDLLDVSKINAGKMVYNKEPFNFSSLLADTVESIQHTTTTHQIELHSGCDIQFYGDQLRIEQVLINLLNNAIKYSPASRKIVVRCETENNNLVVSVEDLGVGIAEEHLKSLFNRFYRVDNSSARFQGLGLGLFIANEIVKRHGGSFWIESVPGRGSTFSFLLPLNGKQEFTDKATDHQTYYEGSFIRIHYQKKAQYLDVEWIGYQNYDSVVKGCGIMMDLMQKNNCYHILNDNTLVKGNWSEAADWGSSVWFPAMAEAGLKKFAWIYSPSTFSRIAANKSLPSDYEAVQVAFFDNKEAALSWLTQQ comes from the coding sequence ATGTCGAAACCTGAAAATTCTACTTCAGCCTCCCACCTGTTGAGCATATTAATGCAGTCGACAGAAGCCACGGCCATTTACAGCAGTGAGGATATTATAATTGAGTATGCCAATAATGCCATGCTTGGTTTCTGGGGGAAAGAGCCCGGGATCATTGGCATGAAGCTGGAGGAGGGCGTTCCCGAGCTAAAGAGCCAACCTTTTAAGCTGATGTTACAGGAAGTGCTGCGAACGGGTATCACCGATGAGGGGGTTATTGCTGCCGAAACCCGGATAGACGGGGAACTGGTTACCCGGCAATATGCGTATCGTTATAAAAAAGTGATGACTCCCGACGGGCAGGCATTGCTATTACATACGGCAGCTGATGTCACCACTCAGCTGGAAGGTGTCCGGGCACTGGAGTATGCCAATGCCCAAACGCTGGCATTGAACCGGGAGCAACAGCTTAATGAGCAACTGGCGACCGTAAATGAAGAATTGCTGGCTTCTAACGAAGAGTTGATCCAAACCAGGGAGATGCTTGCTTCGCTAAACGCCGTTCTGGAGGACAAAGTGAGCGTGAGAACCAAAGATCTGGCGCAGAGTGAAACAGCGCTGAAAGCAGCCAACGAAGAGCTTTCGGCTATTAACGAAGAGTTATTTACGACCAATGAGGAATTGGTGGAAAGCGAGCGTAAGCTACAGCAACTTTTAAGAGAGCTGGCAGGCAGCGAGCATAAGATCAGGAACATGGTGGCCGGTGCGCCATTTCCGATTGGTGTATATACAGGCAGGGAAATGCGCATAGAACTGGTGAACCAATCAATTATGGATGTTTGGGGCAAAGGCAACGATGTGGTTGGAAAAACCTATCATGAAGTGCTTCCGGAACTAAAGGGCACAGGCATATATGAGCAACTGGACCGTGTGTTTATGGAAGGCCGGCCATTTCATGCGCGCAACCAGCGTGTAGACCTGGTGGTGGATGGCCGGTTGCAACCCTTTTATTTCAACTATAGCTTTACCGCCCTGTATGATGATGACGGCCGCATTTATGGGGTAATGAACACAGCCGCTGAGGTTACCGATGTAGTAATTGCCAAACAAAAAATAGAACAAAGCGAGCGCAACCTGCATAACATGATTCTCCAGGCGCCGGTAGCCATGTGTATCATGCTCGGTCCTGAACACGTGATCACAGTGGCCAACAAACTCATGATCGGTCTTTGGGGAAAAACGGAACAGGATGTTATTAACCGGCCGGTATTTGACGCCTTACCGGATGCACGCCACCAGGGACTGGAGGAAATAATTAACCAGGTATATACTACAGGAACAACTTTTAGTGCTAACGAGCGACCTGTTACCTTATTACGCAACGGGCAATGGGACACCGTTTACCAGAATTTTGTATACGAGCCCTACCGGGACGAGAACGGTGGCGTACAGGGAATTATTGCCATTACTATTGATGTAACGGCACAGGTGCTGGCCCGCCGGCATACCGAAGAGAACGAAAAACAGTTTCGTTTCCTGTTGAATGCTATGCCTCAGCAGGTTTGGACAGCTGCACCAGATGGAACATTTACTTATCTTAATGAGGTGATGATCCGCAATTTTGACCGTAGTTTCGAAGATATTATCAGCCAGGGTTGGGAGGTATTTATTCATCCCGAAGACCTGCCTGATGCACTGAACCGATGGCACCGTTGCCTGCAAAGTAAACAGCAGTACATTGCCGAGTTCAGGTTAAAATTCAGCGATGGGTACTACTACTGGCACCTGGCGAGGGCAGTACCCATGATCGAAAACGGGAAAGTCAGTTTCTGGCTGGGCACCAATACCAACATTCACCAGCAGAAGCTGAATGAAAACATGAAGGATGAATTTATCAGCATTGCCAGTCATGAGCTCAAAACACCGTTAACCACTATTAAAGGCTTCTTTCAGCTTATTAAACGTGATGTTACCGAACAAACCAGCCTGGGTGGTTTTGTCGTAAAAGCAGAAAGACAGGTGGAGCGGCTTTCGAGACTAATAGAAGACCTGCTGGATGTGTCGAAGATCAATGCAGGCAAAATGGTTTACAATAAAGAGCCATTTAATTTTAGTAGCCTGCTGGCTGATACGGTAGAGAGTATTCAGCATACCACCACTACACACCAGATAGAATTACACTCCGGCTGTGATATCCAGTTCTATGGCGATCAGCTTCGTATTGAACAGGTATTGATTAATTTATTAAACAACGCCATCAAGTATTCGCCCGCTAGCCGGAAGATCGTTGTACGATGCGAAACAGAGAACAATAACCTGGTAGTTTCTGTGGAAGACCTGGGGGTTGGCATCGCCGAAGAACATTTGAAAAGTCTTTTTAACCGCTTTTACCGGGTTGATAATTCTTCAGCCCGTTTCCAGGGCCTCGGGCTTGGCCTGTTTATTGCCAATGAGATTGTAAAAAGACATGGGGGCAGTTTTTGGATAGAAAGCGTTCCGGGCAGAGGCTCTACCTTCTCGTTTTTGCTGCCGCTCAACGGTAAACAGGAGTTTACCGACAAAGCAACCGATCATCAAACCTACTACGAGGGCAGTTTTATACGGATACATTACCAAAAAAAAGCCCAATATTTGGATGTGGAGTGGATCGGTTATCAGAACTACGATTCTGTAGTAAAAGGATGCGGCATTATGATGGACCTGATGCAAAAGAACAATTGCTACCATATTCTTAACGATAATACCCTTGTAAAGGGTAACTGGTCAGAAGCTGCCGACTGGGGATCGTCGGTATGGTTTCCTGCCATGGCCGAAGCAGGTTTAAAAAAATTTGCATGGATCTACTCCCCGAGTACATTTAGCAGGATAGCCGCCAATAAAAGCCTTCCTTCTGATTACGAAGCAGTACAGGTGGCCTTCTTTGATAATAAGGAAGCGGCCTTAAGTTGGTTGACTCAACAGTAG
- a CDS encoding glycoside hydrolase family 88/105 protein gives MYKKSVVSFLVLFACQLLLAQSSTLTGFPKNFTPQEIGKRLAYHFIDGRHDLYAAKYIHYAEVCTWNGALDYAVNAKDQKLIQLLKDKFEPFFDREKPLLPPMNHVDYNMFGSLALKLYQLTKDERYRKLGLAYADTQWELPAGANKEERAWADKGFSWQTRLWIDDMYMITVVQNEAYKVTGDRKYIDRAAKEMVMYLDELQRPNGLFYHAPDVPYYWGRGDGWMAVGMPDLLSALPKDHKDRPRIMEGYLTMMKSLKKHQQPGGMWNQLINEPDFWPETSGTAMFAYAFIRGIQQGWLNAAEYGPAARKAWMAMIPYIDERNNVTEVCIGTGKKNDKQHYHDRPRNAGDFHGQAPYLWCAAALLGK, from the coding sequence ATGTATAAGAAATCTGTTGTATCCTTCCTGGTTCTTTTCGCTTGCCAGCTGTTGCTGGCCCAGTCATCAACCTTAACCGGCTTTCCCAAAAACTTTACGCCGCAGGAGATAGGTAAGCGGCTGGCTTACCATTTTATAGATGGCAGGCACGACCTGTACGCCGCCAAATACATTCACTATGCCGAAGTGTGCACCTGGAACGGTGCACTGGATTATGCGGTAAATGCAAAAGACCAAAAGCTGATTCAGCTTTTAAAGGACAAGTTTGAACCTTTTTTTGATCGCGAAAAACCATTGCTGCCTCCTATGAACCATGTTGATTATAACATGTTCGGCAGCCTGGCTCTTAAACTGTACCAGCTAACAAAGGATGAGCGTTATCGCAAACTGGGCCTGGCTTATGCTGATACCCAATGGGAATTACCTGCGGGTGCTAACAAGGAAGAAAGAGCCTGGGCCGATAAAGGATTCTCCTGGCAAACCAGGTTATGGATCGATGATATGTATATGATCACTGTAGTGCAAAACGAGGCGTATAAGGTAACCGGAGATCGTAAATATATCGACCGGGCAGCAAAAGAAATGGTGATGTACCTGGACGAGTTGCAACGCCCGAACGGTTTGTTCTATCATGCACCGGATGTGCCTTATTACTGGGGCAGGGGTGACGGCTGGATGGCAGTTGGTATGCCCGACCTGTTAAGCGCTTTACCAAAGGATCATAAAGATCGTCCGCGTATTATGGAAGGCTATTTAACCATGATGAAAAGCCTGAAGAAGCATCAACAGCCGGGTGGTATGTGGAATCAATTGATCAACGAGCCCGATTTCTGGCCCGAAACCTCCGGCACCGCTATGTTTGCTTATGCCTTTATACGCGGTATACAGCAAGGCTGGCTCAATGCGGCCGAATATGGTCCGGCGGCCCGTAAAGCTTGGATGGCAATGATCCCATACATTGACGAACGGAATAATGTTACAGAAGTTTGCATTGGTACCGGTAAAAAGAATGATAAACAACATTATCACGACCGGCCGAGAAACGCCGGTGATTTTCATGGACAGGCGCCTTACCTTTGGTGTGCTGCCGCTCTTTTAGGAAAATAA
- a CDS encoding FAD-dependent oxidoreductase: MKKVLLVGATLLSVAVKSQTVKLPASVDICVYGGTSAGVIAAYTAAMQKKTVVLIEPGNRLGGLSSGGLGFTDIGNKYVVTGLARDFYRRIGRHYGKFEQWIFEPGVAETVFLGYIKKAGVQVIYGKRLNRVNKTGTTIRSVSLENSDGSAGLGHIKAKQYIDCSYEGDLMAKTGVSYTTGREPNSRYHETVNGVQLKDKHQFPDGVDPYIIPGKPESGLLWGISKGILQETGSGDDKIQAYNFRICLTNIPPNRLAIERPANYDSTRYELLLRYLSVKPTGDLGQILKMDRMPNGKTDINNQGPFSTDMIGMNYDYPNGDYTTRQRIFNSHVDYTKGLLYFIGHDARMPRAIQQQMLQWGYPKDEYTTTGHWTPQLYVREARRMKGAYTMTQANCQRKEVVADGVGMAAYTMDSHNAQRIVVNGMVKNEGDVQLKGVQPYPVAYRSITPDSKECTNLLVPVCLSASHIAYGSIRMEPVFMVLAQSAATAASMAIDHQTGVQAVDVRLLQQRLKNNPLADGSTAEILVDDADATIIGGQWGKETAGGYGPTLLVNKDAAKAAVQFKPVVTKAGSYTVYFYYPRLSKASDQIALQIFDGANKITKQLWSKDIQVTGQTSGEWVSLGQYQLPAGDKAYIEVTNEGANGAVAADAVLLVPATPVNKK; this comes from the coding sequence ATGAAGAAAGTTCTTTTGGTTGGGGCAACCCTTCTGTCGGTTGCTGTAAAAAGTCAAACTGTTAAGTTGCCTGCCAGTGTGGATATCTGCGTCTATGGTGGTACCTCGGCCGGTGTCATTGCTGCTTATACGGCGGCCATGCAAAAGAAGACGGTAGTGCTCATTGAGCCGGGCAATAGACTGGGTGGTTTGTCTTCGGGGGGATTGGGCTTTACAGATATCGGTAATAAATATGTGGTAACCGGCCTGGCGCGGGATTTTTACAGGCGTATCGGCCGGCACTACGGAAAATTTGAACAATGGATATTTGAGCCGGGGGTGGCCGAAACGGTTTTCCTCGGCTATATAAAAAAAGCCGGTGTTCAGGTTATCTATGGTAAACGCCTCAATCGGGTAAATAAGACGGGTACAACGATCCGGTCGGTTAGCCTCGAAAATTCAGATGGATCGGCGGGGCTGGGGCATATAAAAGCAAAACAGTATATCGACTGTTCTTACGAGGGAGACCTGATGGCCAAAACCGGTGTCAGCTATACTACGGGCCGGGAGCCCAACAGCCGGTATCATGAAACGGTAAACGGCGTCCAGTTAAAAGATAAGCACCAGTTTCCGGATGGGGTAGATCCTTATATTATCCCCGGCAAACCCGAAAGCGGCCTGCTTTGGGGTATCAGCAAAGGGATTTTACAGGAAACCGGTTCAGGTGATGATAAAATACAGGCTTATAATTTCCGTATATGTTTAACCAATATACCGCCGAACAGGTTAGCTATCGAACGTCCGGCTAACTATGACTCCACCCGCTATGAATTGCTATTGCGCTATTTGTCTGTAAAGCCCACCGGAGACCTGGGACAGATCCTGAAAATGGATCGCATGCCCAACGGTAAAACAGATATCAATAACCAGGGACCTTTTTCTACGGATATGATCGGGATGAATTACGATTATCCCAATGGGGATTATACTACCCGGCAACGCATATTTAATAGCCACGTGGATTATACAAAGGGACTGCTTTATTTTATAGGACATGATGCCCGTATGCCCCGAGCTATACAACAACAGATGTTGCAATGGGGCTACCCTAAAGATGAGTATACCACTACGGGGCATTGGACACCGCAGCTGTATGTGCGTGAAGCCCGCCGCATGAAGGGCGCTTACACCATGACCCAGGCCAACTGCCAGCGTAAAGAGGTTGTAGCAGATGGAGTAGGTATGGCCGCTTATACCATGGATTCTCATAATGCACAACGCATCGTTGTAAACGGCATGGTAAAAAATGAAGGCGATGTGCAGCTGAAAGGCGTACAACCTTACCCGGTGGCTTATCGTTCTATTACGCCCGACAGTAAAGAGTGTACCAACCTGCTCGTACCCGTATGCCTGTCTGCCAGCCATATTGCTTACGGATCTATCCGTATGGAACCTGTGTTTATGGTATTGGCACAATCGGCTGCTACGGCGGCTTCGATGGCTATTGATCATCAAACAGGCGTTCAGGCTGTTGACGTGCGCCTGTTGCAGCAGCGGTTAAAAAACAATCCGCTGGCAGATGGAAGCACTGCCGAAATACTGGTAGATGATGCCGATGCTACAATTATTGGAGGACAGTGGGGTAAAGAGACAGCTGGCGGTTATGGGCCCACCCTTTTGGTGAATAAAGATGCTGCTAAAGCAGCCGTACAGTTTAAGCCTGTGGTTACAAAAGCCGGTAGTTATACTGTTTATTTTTACTACCCCCGGTTGTCGAAAGCATCTGACCAAATAGCGCTTCAGATTTTTGATGGCGCTAATAAAATAACCAAACAGCTATGGAGTAAAGATATACAGGTTACCGGGCAAACTTCGGGAGAATGGGTGAGCCTGGGTCAATACCAATTGCCGGCAGGGGATAAAGCATACATAGAGGTAACCAATGAAGGAGCTAATGGCGCTGTTGCTGCCGACGCTGTTTTATTGGTTCCGGCAACACCTGTTAATAAAAAGTAA
- a CDS encoding SGNH/GDSL hydrolase family protein encodes MKSSRRQFLEKGMGCVGGLVLGAALPGHATGSLVVRREAAGNPLRVINAGVGGNNTIDLLNRIDKDCLAHRPALTILMAGTNDMNSVKHVPLAAYEKNLSEIADRIAAAGSHLLMMTILPAYEPYLLTRHPASFYEPEGVTGRRRQVNTVIRKVAGQHKAVLLDMEQRFMAIGKIGTGRDSLIRNEQNGNVTDGIHPTANGYRFIALAVYDCILYNQLPTSSIVCFGDSITRGDGSNHKDSYPGYLNQLLTTA; translated from the coding sequence ATGAAATCATCAAGACGACAATTTTTAGAAAAAGGTATGGGGTGCGTAGGGGGACTGGTATTAGGCGCTGCCCTGCCTGGGCATGCGACAGGGTCTTTAGTAGTAAGGCGGGAAGCGGCCGGGAACCCGTTGAGGGTGATCAATGCAGGCGTAGGTGGTAATAATACCATTGATTTGCTAAACCGTATAGACAAGGATTGCCTGGCTCACCGGCCCGCACTCACGATATTAATGGCTGGCACTAATGATATGAACAGCGTGAAGCATGTACCGTTAGCTGCCTATGAAAAGAATTTATCGGAGATCGCAGATCGCATTGCTGCAGCGGGTAGCCATTTATTGATGATGACCATTTTGCCGGCTTATGAGCCATATTTGCTCACCCGGCATCCTGCTTCTTTTTACGAGCCGGAAGGTGTAACCGGTCGCCGCAGGCAGGTCAATACGGTTATCAGGAAGGTCGCTGGTCAGCATAAAGCGGTGTTGCTGGACATGGAACAACGGTTTATGGCCATCGGTAAGATAGGCACAGGTAGGGACTCACTGATCCGCAATGAGCAGAACGGAAACGTAACGGATGGTATTCATCCCACCGCTAACGGGTACCGGTTTATTGCATTGGCCGTATACGATTGTATTTTATATAACCAGCTTCCCACCTCGTCCATCGTTTGTTTCGGCGATAGTATTACCAGGGGAGATGGTTCCAATCATAAGGATAGCTATCCGGGCTATCTGAACCAATTACTAACCACGGCCTGA